In a single window of the Thiohalophilus sp. genome:
- a CDS encoding aspartate carbamoyltransferase catalytic subunit yields MKRQDIQCDSQGQLRHFLTIEGHKRETLTQILDTAENFITVGNQPVKKVPLLRGKTIVNLFFESSTRTRTTFELAAKRLSADVLNVNISTSSTSKGESLLDMLHNLEAMHCDMFVVRHEQSGAAHFIAQHVAPHISIINAGDGRHAHPTQAMLDVFTIRRHKPDFTALRVAIVGDLMHSRVARSQIHALNTLGVPEVRAIGPCTLIPPYLQQMGVHVYNDVREGLKDVDVVIMLRLQRERMDGALLPSELEYFQTYGLTQEKLALAKPDAIVMHPGPINRGVEIESSVADGPQSVILEQVSNGIAVRMAVMSVVLGRKPSGEEGEA; encoded by the coding sequence ATGAAGCGGCAGGATATTCAATGCGACAGTCAGGGCCAGTTGCGCCATTTTCTGACCATTGAAGGGCACAAACGCGAGACCCTCACCCAGATCCTCGATACCGCCGAAAATTTTATCACTGTCGGCAACCAGCCGGTCAAAAAAGTCCCGCTGTTGCGCGGCAAGACCATCGTCAACCTGTTCTTCGAATCCAGCACCCGCACCCGCACCACTTTCGAGCTGGCCGCCAAGCGTCTCTCGGCTGATGTGCTCAACGTCAACATCAGCACCTCCTCCACCAGCAAGGGCGAAAGCCTGCTGGATATGTTGCATAACCTGGAGGCGATGCACTGCGACATGTTCGTGGTGCGCCACGAACAAAGCGGCGCGGCGCACTTCATCGCCCAGCACGTGGCGCCGCATATCAGTATTATCAACGCCGGCGACGGGCGCCATGCGCACCCGACCCAGGCGATGCTGGATGTGTTCACCATTCGCCGGCACAAGCCCGACTTCACCGCGCTGCGGGTGGCCATCGTCGGCGATCTGATGCACTCGCGGGTGGCCCGCTCGCAGATCCACGCGCTCAACACCCTGGGCGTACCGGAGGTCCGCGCCATCGGCCCGTGCACCCTGATCCCGCCCTATCTGCAGCAGATGGGCGTGCACGTCTACAACGATGTGCGCGAGGGACTGAAGGACGTGGACGTGGTGATCATGCTGCGCCTGCAACGTGAGCGCATGGACGGCGCGCTGCTGCCCAGTGAGCTCGAATACTTTCAGACCTACGGCCTGACCCAGGAGAAACTGGCGCTGGCCAAACCCGACGCCATCGTCATGCATCCCGGTCCCATCAATCGCGGCGTGGAGATCGAATCCAGCGTCGCCGACGGTCCGCAATCGGTGATCCTGGAACAGGTCAGCAACGGCATCGCGGTGCGCATGGCGGTCATGTCGGTGGTGCTGGGCCGTAAACCATCCGGCGAGGAGGGGGAAGCCTGA
- the pyrR gene encoding bifunctional pyr operon transcriptional regulator/uracil phosphoribosyltransferase PyrR, which translates to MAGNLQSLLDSRHISDPAIIGIHTGGAWIAEQIHQQLRPEQPLGTLNITFYRDDFTRIGLHPQVEPSNLPFSVDDRHIVLVDDVLHTGRTIRAAMNEIFDYGRPASIILAVLVERSGRELPVCAEVAGERLNLAAHQHVKLTGPDPLVLLIQESK; encoded by the coding sequence ATGGCCGGCAATCTGCAATCCCTGCTCGACTCACGGCATATCAGCGATCCCGCCATCATCGGCATCCACACCGGTGGCGCCTGGATCGCCGAGCAGATCCATCAGCAGCTCAGGCCCGAACAACCGCTGGGCACACTCAACATTACTTTCTATCGCGACGATTTCACCCGCATTGGTCTGCACCCGCAGGTGGAGCCGTCCAACCTGCCGTTTTCGGTCGATGACCGGCATATTGTCCTGGTCGACGATGTGCTGCACACCGGGCGCACCATCCGCGCCGCCATGAACGAAATTTTCGACTACGGCCGGCCCGCCTCGATCATCCTGGCAGTGCTGGTCGAGCGCAGCGGTCGCGAACTGCCTGTCTGCGCGGAGGTGGCCGGCGAGCGCCTGAACCTGGCCGCACACCAGCATGTGAAGCTGACCGGACCGGACCCGCTGGTGCTGTTGATACAGGAGAGCAAATGA
- the ruvX gene encoding Holliday junction resolvase RuvX — translation MSRPINRPRNRPRTLLGFDYGTRRIGVAVGQEVTRSVAPLTTLSRKTDKPDWDAITRLIAEWQPDLLVVGLPLTLEGEDQDMTRRARRFGNQLKGRYNLPVELVDERLTSYEAEQLLEERSHNGAGRNDPEDIDQVAAQLILQSWFDQQPTEQHERNP, via the coding sequence GTGAGCCGGCCCATAAACCGGCCCCGTAACCGACCAAGAACCCTGCTGGGGTTCGACTACGGCACCCGGCGCATCGGTGTGGCGGTCGGTCAGGAAGTCACCCGCAGCGTCGCCCCGCTCACCACCCTCAGTCGCAAGACCGACAAACCCGACTGGGACGCCATTACCCGGCTCATCGCCGAGTGGCAGCCCGATTTGCTCGTTGTCGGCCTGCCCCTGACCCTGGAGGGGGAAGACCAGGACATGACCCGGCGCGCAAGACGCTTTGGTAATCAGCTCAAAGGGCGTTACAATCTGCCCGTCGAGCTGGTGGACGAGCGGCTCACCTCCTACGAGGCCGAACAACTGCTCGAAGAACGCTCGCACAATGGAGCCGGCCGCAATGATCCCGAAGATATCGATCAGGTGGCCGCGCAACTGATACTGCAAAGCTGGTTCGACCAGCAACCGACGGAACAACATGAGCGAAACCCGTGA
- a CDS encoding YqgE/AlgH family protein, whose amino-acid sequence MSYIAQLSNHFLIAMPSLADPNFEHTVTYLCEHNPQGALGIIINRSTDLTLTDLAEQLSIEVTEPELADTPIYQGGPVQLERGFVLHTPLGEWDSTLEVTPEVGLTMSQDIIDAIAGGVGPQQFLIALGYAGWGEGQLEEELGSNSWLNGPADSRIIFDYPVEKRWSAAAAGLGVDITTLSTDVGHA is encoded by the coding sequence ATGAGTTACATCGCCCAACTGAGTAACCACTTTCTCATCGCCATGCCGAGCCTGGCGGATCCCAACTTTGAGCACACGGTCACCTATCTGTGCGAGCACAACCCGCAGGGCGCGCTGGGCATCATTATCAACCGGTCCACCGATCTGACCCTCACCGATCTGGCCGAACAGCTCAGCATCGAGGTGACCGAGCCGGAGCTGGCCGACACGCCGATCTATCAGGGCGGTCCGGTCCAGCTGGAGCGCGGCTTTGTGCTGCACACCCCGCTGGGTGAATGGGACAGCACCCTGGAAGTCACCCCCGAGGTGGGACTGACCATGTCCCAGGACATCATCGATGCCATCGCCGGCGGCGTGGGGCCGCAGCAGTTTCTGATCGCCCTGGGCTATGCCGGCTGGGGCGAGGGCCAGCTGGAAGAAGAGCTGGGGAGCAACAGTTGGCTGAACGGCCCGGCCGACAGCCGGATCATTTTCGACTACCCGGTAGAAAAACGCTGGAGCGCCGCCGCGGCGGGACTCGGCGTGGACATCACCACCCTGTCGACGGACGTGGGCCACGCGTGA
- a CDS encoding energy transducer TonB → MTEVVRDNSSTVTHGDRFGMTLFLALAVHAILILGVGFDLTDPDANDALTTMEVTLVHNESKTDPEDAEYLAQANQEGGGNVQEKVRDSSPFSNPLPTEESGMAPDSRRALAPPPMPEQESRQEVMSAKQAPDKVDSEPQQIEEPPRPTDVTAAQLYERSRQIAEISAEIDDMKKAYQITPRETYVRGAKAREHRFAAYLDAWRAKVERIGNLNYPEEAVRNDITGDLLLDVAINPDGTLKSVRVLRSSGHEVLDEAAENIVRLAAPFPPLTEAILEDTDVLHIPRIWQFKSGSMLGLTR, encoded by the coding sequence ATGACTGAAGTGGTACGCGACAATTCAAGCACGGTAACCCATGGCGATCGGTTCGGGATGACCCTGTTCCTGGCGCTGGCGGTGCACGCGATTCTCATTCTCGGGGTGGGCTTCGATCTGACCGATCCCGATGCCAATGACGCCCTGACCACCATGGAAGTCACCCTGGTGCATAACGAATCGAAGACGGATCCGGAGGACGCCGAATATCTGGCCCAGGCCAACCAGGAAGGCGGCGGCAACGTGCAGGAAAAGGTCCGCGACAGCAGCCCGTTCTCCAACCCGCTGCCGACCGAGGAGAGCGGTATGGCCCCCGACAGCCGCCGGGCCCTCGCACCGCCCCCCATGCCGGAACAGGAATCCCGGCAGGAAGTGATGAGCGCCAAACAGGCGCCGGACAAGGTCGACAGCGAGCCGCAACAGATCGAGGAGCCGCCCCGGCCGACGGACGTCACCGCCGCCCAGCTGTATGAGCGCAGCCGGCAGATTGCCGAGATCAGCGCCGAGATCGACGACATGAAAAAGGCCTATCAGATCACCCCGCGCGAGACCTACGTGCGCGGCGCCAAGGCCCGCGAACACCGCTTTGCCGCCTATCTCGATGCCTGGCGCGCCAAGGTCGAACGGATCGGCAATCTCAACTACCCCGAGGAAGCAGTGCGTAACGACATCACCGGCGATCTGCTGCTGGATGTCGCCATCAACCCGGACGGGACGCTCAAGTCGGTACGCGTGTTGCGCTCGTCCGGCCATGAGGTACTGGATGAGGCGGCGGAGAATATCGTGCGCCTGGCCGCGCCGTTTCCGCCGTTGACCGAGGCGATCCTGGAGGACACCGACGTGCTGCACATTCCGCGGATCTGGCAATTTAAAAGCGGATCAATGCTGGGGTTAACGCGCTAG
- a CDS encoding Gx transporter family protein produces the protein MKLELKPTAEDHRIAWLAAAAVSIHILEALLPSPLPGFKPGFANIITICVLCLYGWSTAAWISLLRVLVGSLLLGTFLSPTFMLSLAGALASLLILWPMTRLPGTGFGPVGYSLAAAMAHISGQFLLAWGWFVPHAGIWRLFPVLLTFAVLVGLVNGIITQKVVKRLHD, from the coding sequence TTGAAACTCGAGTTAAAGCCCACTGCCGAAGATCACCGTATTGCCTGGCTGGCGGCGGCGGCGGTGTCGATCCATATTCTGGAGGCGCTGTTGCCCAGTCCGCTGCCCGGTTTCAAGCCAGGCTTTGCCAATATTATTACCATCTGCGTGCTGTGCCTGTACGGCTGGTCGACGGCGGCCTGGATCAGTCTGCTGCGGGTGTTGGTGGGCAGCCTGTTGCTGGGCACCTTTTTATCACCCACTTTCATGCTGTCGCTGGCCGGCGCGCTGGCCTCGTTGCTGATCCTCTGGCCCATGACCCGCCTGCCCGGCACCGGTTTCGGGCCGGTCGGGTACAGCCTGGCCGCGGCCATGGCCCATATCAGCGGTCAGTTCCTGCTCGCCTGGGGGTGGTTTGTCCCGCATGCGGGGATCTGGAGACTGTTTCCGGTTTTGCTGACCTTTGCCGTGCTGGTGGGACTGGTCAACGGTATAATTACCCAGAAGGTGGTAAAACGTCTGCATGACTGA
- a CDS encoding NusG domain II-containing protein — MTLADKAVVVMALLAAGLSYYLAWQPSAPGTLVEIYRDNTLYERHALDEPATLSVPGKLGDSIIEIDQGRARFQSSPCTGKFCIHAGWMQQADDVIACLPNGIHIQIQGGQGRFDAIAF; from the coding sequence ATGACCCTGGCCGACAAGGCCGTGGTAGTCATGGCCTTGCTGGCGGCCGGGCTCAGTTATTACCTGGCCTGGCAACCGTCCGCGCCCGGCACCCTGGTGGAAATCTACCGGGACAATACACTCTATGAACGCCATGCACTGGATGAACCGGCCACCCTGAGCGTGCCGGGCAAGCTGGGCGACAGCATAATCGAGATCGACCAGGGGCGGGCCCGTTTTCAATCCTCGCCCTGTACCGGCAAGTTCTGCATCCATGCCGGCTGGATGCAGCAGGCCGACGACGTCATCGCCTGTCTGCCCAACGGCATCCATATCCAGATCCAGGGCGGCCAGGGCCGCTTCGACGCGATTGCCTTTTGA
- a CDS encoding FAD:protein FMN transferase, giving the protein MIRCKALFSSFIFVFLLAACQQQPEPEAHKTTMMVFGTLVTITLWDVEEEKANAAIDAVAEDLSFMHEAWHPWRPGPMGRTNQLLGMTGEFTGNISVLPLIEKSRELSRKSHGLFNPAMGKLIALWGFHQEDLFANFPPRQEEIDELLAQNPQVSDIKIDDVRISNDNPAVRLDLGAIAKGEAVERSIDYLQSIGIEHAMVNAGGDLKAIGRHGDRPWHIGVRDPLTQCQEKNQAECIIARLDVRHNEAVFTSGDYERYFEYGGKRYHHILDPRTGYPADQTTSVTVIHHDGATADAAATALFIAGPGQWPQIARDMGIEQVMLIDKQGRVYMTPSMAERIELQDDGLDTVIQALP; this is encoded by the coding sequence ATGATCCGTTGTAAAGCCCTGTTTAGCAGTTTTATTTTCGTTTTCCTGCTGGCCGCCTGCCAGCAACAACCCGAACCCGAAGCACACAAGACCACCATGATGGTGTTCGGCACCCTGGTCACCATCACCCTGTGGGACGTGGAAGAGGAAAAAGCCAACGCGGCGATCGACGCCGTGGCCGAGGATCTGAGCTTCATGCACGAGGCCTGGCATCCCTGGCGCCCCGGCCCCATGGGCCGCACCAACCAGTTGCTGGGAATGACCGGTGAGTTTACCGGCAACATCTCGGTCTTGCCGCTAATCGAAAAATCCCGGGAATTGAGTCGCAAGAGCCACGGCCTGTTTAACCCGGCCATGGGGAAACTGATCGCCCTGTGGGGTTTCCACCAGGAGGATCTGTTCGCCAACTTCCCGCCGCGCCAGGAAGAGATCGACGAACTGCTGGCACAGAACCCGCAGGTCAGCGACATCAAGATCGACGACGTACGCATCAGTAACGATAACCCCGCCGTACGTCTCGACCTGGGGGCCATTGCCAAGGGCGAGGCGGTGGAACGCAGTATCGACTATCTGCAGTCCATCGGCATCGAACATGCCATGGTCAACGCCGGCGGCGATCTCAAGGCCATCGGCCGTCACGGCGATCGCCCCTGGCACATCGGCGTGCGCGATCCACTCACGCAATGTCAGGAAAAGAACCAGGCCGAGTGCATCATCGCCCGGCTCGACGTGCGACATAACGAAGCCGTCTTTACCTCGGGCGATTATGAACGCTATTTCGAATATGGCGGCAAACGTTACCACCATATCCTCGACCCGCGCACCGGCTATCCGGCGGATCAGACCACCTCCGTGACCGTCATTCACCACGACGGCGCCACCGCCGACGCCGCCGCCACGGCGCTGTTTATCGCCGGGCCCGGGCAGTGGCCGCAAATCGCCCGGGACATGGGCATCGAACAGGTGATGTTGATCGACAAACAGGGCCGGGTATACATGACCCCGTCGATGGCTGAACGTATCGAGCTGCAGGATGATGGGCTCGACACCGTGATTCAGGCGTTGCCATGA
- the gshB gene encoding glutathione synthase, which yields MTIQLGVVMDPIGSINYKKDSTLAMLLAAARRGWQLQYMEQPDLYLDGSRPRARSRALQVYADPDHWYELGPAQEQSLDALDVILMRKDPPFDLDYLYSTHILELAEAGGALVVNKPQSLRDANEKLFTTWFPDCMPPTRVSSQPARIREFLNRHEDIIVKPLDSMGGSMVFRLQREGLNTGVILETMTQHGKRLIMAQRFVPEIREGDKRILLIDGEPVPYALARIPAAGETRANLAAGGRGSGVPLSERDYQICEQVAPVLRDKGLLFVGLDVIGDYLTEINVTSPTCIRELDELYQLNIADQLMQSIEQHLSSQ from the coding sequence ATGACGATTCAACTGGGCGTGGTGATGGATCCCATCGGATCCATTAATTATAAAAAAGACTCGACCCTGGCCATGCTGCTGGCCGCCGCCCGACGCGGCTGGCAACTGCAGTATATGGAACAGCCCGATCTCTATCTCGACGGCAGCCGGCCCCGCGCCCGCAGCCGGGCGCTGCAGGTGTACGCCGATCCGGATCACTGGTACGAACTGGGCCCCGCGCAGGAACAGTCCCTGGACGCGCTGGATGTGATCCTGATGCGCAAGGATCCCCCTTTTGATCTCGATTATCTCTACAGCACCCACATTCTGGAGCTGGCCGAAGCCGGTGGCGCACTGGTGGTCAATAAACCGCAAAGCCTGCGCGATGCCAATGAAAAACTGTTTACCACCTGGTTCCCCGACTGCATGCCGCCGACCCGGGTCAGCAGCCAGCCGGCCCGGATTCGTGAGTTTCTGAACCGCCACGAGGATATCATTGTCAAACCGCTGGACAGCATGGGCGGCAGCATGGTGTTCCGGCTGCAGCGCGAGGGACTCAATACCGGCGTCATTCTGGAGACCATGACCCAACACGGCAAACGGCTGATCATGGCCCAGCGCTTTGTGCCCGAAATCCGCGAGGGCGACAAGCGCATCCTGCTAATCGACGGCGAGCCGGTACCCTATGCCCTGGCGCGGATCCCGGCCGCCGGCGAGACCCGCGCCAATCTGGCGGCAGGCGGCCGCGGCAGCGGGGTGCCGCTGAGCGAACGGGACTATCAGATCTGCGAACAGGTGGCGCCGGTACTGCGCGACAAGGGGTTGCTGTTCGTCGGGCTCGATGTCATCGGTGACTATCTGACCGAAATCAACGTCACCTCGCCCACCTGTATTCGCGAACTGGATGAACTTTATCAGCTGAATATCGCCGATCAGTTAATGCAGTCTATCGAACAACATTTATCCTCACAGTGA
- the gshA gene encoding glutamate--cysteine ligase translates to MSVEHLHAVPHLTTALSGPLHDIESHFLAHQAHIEAWFRSEWVKTPAPFYASVDLRNAGFKLAPVDTNLFPAGFNNLNEAFMPLCIQAAQGAIERVCPDAAKVLIIPESHTRNPYYLESVATLTEIIRKGGFEVRIASLNEELPLPQTIELDSGRTVLLEKTERRDKRLILGDDFDPCVVLLNNDLSGGRPDILEDLDQKVIPPLNLGWADRLKSEHFAHYRSVAREFARMAEIDPWFIDPLFRNCGEINFMKREGEECLHKNVTRLLGDIQQKYDEYNIDKAPYVIIKADAGTYGMGIMAVQSAEEALELNRKQRTRMSRSKGGQAVTQVIMQEGVYTFETWGDQQAVAEPVVYMLDHFVVGGFYRVHKERGSNENLNAPGMHFEPLAFAETCNAPDESKAPDANPNRFYAYGVIARLALLAAAREYAEHP, encoded by the coding sequence ATGAGCGTTGAGCACCTGCATGCAGTCCCCCATCTGACCACCGCCCTGTCGGGTCCGCTGCACGATATCGAGTCCCATTTCCTGGCTCATCAGGCCCACATCGAGGCCTGGTTCCGCAGCGAATGGGTCAAGACCCCGGCACCGTTTTACGCGTCGGTCGATCTGCGCAATGCCGGTTTCAAGCTGGCCCCGGTGGACACCAACCTGTTCCCGGCCGGTTTCAATAATCTCAACGAAGCCTTCATGCCCCTGTGCATTCAGGCCGCGCAGGGGGCCATCGAACGGGTCTGCCCCGATGCCGCCAAGGTCCTGATTATCCCCGAAAGCCACACCCGTAATCCCTATTACCTGGAGAGCGTGGCGACCCTGACCGAGATCATTCGTAAAGGCGGCTTTGAAGTCCGAATCGCCAGTTTGAACGAGGAGCTGCCTCTGCCGCAGACGATCGAACTGGACTCGGGCCGTACCGTGCTGCTGGAAAAAACCGAACGCCGGGACAAGCGCCTGATCCTCGGCGACGACTTTGACCCCTGTGTGGTCCTGCTCAATAACGACCTCTCCGGCGGCCGCCCGGACATCCTCGAGGACCTGGATCAAAAGGTGATCCCGCCGCTGAATCTGGGCTGGGCCGACCGCCTCAAATCGGAGCACTTTGCCCACTATCGTTCGGTTGCCCGGGAATTCGCCCGCATGGCCGAGATCGATCCGTGGTTTATCGATCCGCTGTTTCGCAATTGCGGCGAGATCAACTTCATGAAGCGCGAAGGCGAAGAGTGCCTGCACAAAAATGTCACTCGCCTGCTCGGTGACATTCAGCAAAAATATGACGAATACAACATCGACAAAGCGCCCTATGTCATTATCAAGGCCGACGCCGGCACCTACGGCATGGGCATCATGGCCGTCCAGTCCGCCGAGGAGGCGCTGGAACTGAACCGCAAACAACGCACCAGGATGTCCAGGAGCAAGGGCGGCCAGGCCGTGACCCAGGTGATCATGCAGGAGGGAGTCTACACCTTCGAAACCTGGGGCGATCAGCAGGCGGTCGCCGAGCCGGTGGTCTATATGCTGGACCACTTCGTGGTGGGCGGCTTTTATCGCGTTCACAAGGAACGCGGCAGCAATGAAAACCTCAACGCCCCGGGCATGCATTTCGAACCGCTCGCCTTTGCCGAAACCTGTAACGCCCCGGACGAGAGCAAGGCGCCGGACGCCAATCCGAACCGCTTCTATGCCTATGGCGTCATCGCCCGCCTGGCCCTGCTGGCCGCCGCCCGCGAATACGCCGAGCATCCGTAA
- the pilG gene encoding twitching motility response regulator PilG, giving the protein MTDSYEGLKVLVIDDSKTIRRTAETLLKKVGCEVITAEDGFEALSKIADTHPDIIFVDIMMPRLDGYQTTALIKNNKVFRETPVVMLSSKDGLFDRARGRIVGSEQYLTKPFTKEELLGAIKSLVLE; this is encoded by the coding sequence ATGACAGACAGTTACGAAGGTCTCAAGGTCCTGGTGATCGATGACAGTAAAACCATCCGCCGGACCGCGGAGACCCTGTTGAAAAAAGTGGGTTGTGAGGTGATTACCGCCGAGGACGGGTTCGAGGCCCTTTCCAAGATTGCGGATACCCATCCGGACATCATTTTCGTCGATATCATGATGCCGCGGCTCGATGGTTACCAGACGACTGCCTTGATCAAGAATAACAAGGTCTTCCGGGAAACCCCGGTAGTCATGCTCTCCAGCAAGGACGGGCTGTTTGATCGGGCGCGAGGGCGGATCGTGGGCTCGGAGCAATATCTGACCAAACCCTTCACCAAGGAAGAGTTGCTCGGGGCGATCAAGAGTCTGGTGCTGGAATAA
- the pilH gene encoding twitching motility response regulator PilH, with the protein MARILIVDDSPTETHVLKGMLEKNGHQVDAADNAEGGIARTRETRPDLVLMDVVMPGMNGFQATRALAKDPDTQNIPIIIVTTKDQETDRVWGMRQGAKDYITKPVDETDLNNKINAVLGG; encoded by the coding sequence ATGGCGCGCATATTGATTGTCGACGATTCCCCGACCGAGACCCACGTGCTCAAGGGAATGCTGGAGAAAAACGGCCACCAGGTCGATGCCGCGGATAATGCCGAAGGTGGTATTGCTCGTACCAGGGAAACCCGTCCGGATCTGGTGTTGATGGATGTGGTGATGCCGGGGATGAACGGCTTTCAGGCGACCCGGGCTCTGGCCAAAGATCCCGATACCCAGAATATCCCGATTATTATCGTGACTACCAAGGATCAGGAGACGGATCGGGTCTGGGGGATGCGTCAGGGCGCCAAGGATTATATTACCAAACCGGTCGATGAGACGGATCTCAATAACAAAATCAACGCGGTACTGGGCGGCTGA
- a CDS encoding chemotaxis protein CheW — MSAVRSQEPFALLRDIETRSQQKARGLPQKTEVRRTWSGIGFRLGDQRLVSPTDEVLEILKFPSLTRVPSALSWVKGIANIRGSLVPVMDLKAFLGEEPIKLQRESRVLVIQQGGFTSGLLVDEVLGMRHFFEEERSDQSPEVSPNLAVYLTGAFKQGNDIWGIFDMRNLAKSPRFMEVASRG; from the coding sequence ATGTCGGCAGTCCGGAGCCAGGAGCCGTTTGCGCTGCTGCGGGATATCGAGACCCGCAGCCAGCAAAAAGCGCGGGGGCTGCCACAGAAGACGGAAGTCCGTCGCACCTGGTCGGGTATCGGCTTCCGCCTCGGTGATCAGCGGCTGGTCTCGCCGACCGATGAGGTGCTTGAGATCCTCAAGTTTCCTTCGCTGACCCGGGTCCCCAGCGCGCTCTCGTGGGTGAAGGGCATTGCCAATATTCGCGGTAGCCTGGTGCCGGTGATGGATCTCAAGGCCTTTCTGGGTGAGGAGCCGATCAAACTGCAGCGCGAGTCGCGGGTGTTGGTGATTCAGCAGGGCGGTTTTACCAGTGGCCTGCTGGTGGATGAAGTATTGGGCATGCGGCATTTTTTTGAGGAAGAGCGCAGCGACCAGTCGCCGGAGGTGTCCCCCAATCTGGCGGTTTATCTTACTGGTGCGTTCAAGCAGGGGAACGATATCTGGGGCATTTTCGATATGCGCAATCTCGCGAAGAGTCCCCGGTTTATGGAGGTCGCCTCACGTGGTTAG